One genomic segment of Drosophila melanogaster chromosome 3L includes these proteins:
- the Ir62a gene encoding ionotropic receptor 62a, which produces MYLQFLFALFLSRYQIVATENFDRAFELALFLDRIGRVHRLHAITIVNSLGSVDPSYLDDLHRGLMCNSSNHFYMLPQMTATDKDSSHVHFSSLQDEETIYLVFARDSKDAVIYLQAERARGRRYTRTMFLLRKQESQKDIKYFFELLWKLQFRSALVVVAARNFYQMDPYPTVRVIRMRRLSSYDPHHVFPPANRKNFRGYRMRLPVQQDVPNTFWYKNRRTKAWELAGLGGILINQLMMHLNVTMDLFRFEVNGSSLLNMAALTDLIVKGKVELSPHLYDTLQSNTSVDYSYPTQVAPRCFMIPLDNEISRSLYVFLPFSLTMWLCLLFVLLVVHFVYVRRLIPDGHFWAILGVPGAGQVRYGNRKPVRRFSTFLILFGIFILGQTYSTKLTSSLTVTLIRRPDNSLEELFLLPYRILVLPTDVYAIVDSLGHAEQFSTKFSCTDAENFSQKRISMHPEYIYPISTIRWRFFDMQQRFLRKKRFYFSKICHGSFPYQYQLRVDSHLKDALHRFLLHVQQAGLHDLWLDTCYRKAHRMGYLKDFSTLAELEEKLRLRPLALNLLVPAFSLFLCGMLGSGIAFLVEIRHSFGCRQKPPSINRNPGD; this is translated from the coding sequence ATGTATCTTCAGTTTTTGTTCGCGCTGTTTTTGTCGCGCTACCAAATCGTGGCCACCGAAAACTTTGACCGCGCTTTCGAGCTGGCTCTGTTTCTGGACAGGATCGGCCGCGTGCATCGCTTGCATGCCATCACTATAGTGAACAGCCTGGGATCTGTTGATCCCAGCTATCTGGACGATCTGCATCGCGGCCTGatgtgcaacagcagcaatcaCTTCTACATGCTGCCGCAGATGACGGCCACGGACAAGGATTCCTCGCACGTCCACTTCAGCAGCCTGCAGGATGAGGAGACCATATATTTGGTCTTCGCCAGGGATTCCAAGGATGCGGTGATTTACTTGCAGGCCGAAAGAGCCAGAGGAAGGCGTTACACGAGGACTATGTTCCTGCTAAGAAAGCAGGAGTCGCAAAAGGACATTAAATACTTCTTTGAACTCCTGTGGAAACTGCAGTTCCGGAGCGCTTTGGTAGTGGTGGCCGCCAGAAACTTCTACCAAATGGATCCATATCCCACTGTTAGGGTGATACGCATGCGAAGATTATCCTCCTATGATCCGCATCATGTTTTTCCGCCTGCAAATCGAAAAAATTTCAGAGGCTACAGGATGCGATTGCCCGTACAGCAGGATGTGCCCAATACTTTTTGGTACAAGAATCGCAGGACGAAGGCCTGGGAACTGGCCGGATTGGGCGGGATCTTGATCAATCAACTGATGATGCACCTGAACGTGACCATGGATTTGTTTAGATTTGAAGTAAATGGCTCTTCATTGCTGAATATGGCTGCGCTCACGGATCTGATTGTAAAGGGCAAGGTGGAGCTGAGTCCGCACTTGTACGACACACTGCAATCAAACACCAGTGTGGACTACTCATATCCCACGCAGGTGGCACCGCGCTGCTTCATGATCCCATTGGACAATGAAATTTCGAGGAGCCTCTATGTGTTCCTGCCATTTAGTTTAACCATGTGGCTGTGCTTGCTGTTTGTTCTGCTCGTAGTGCACTTCGTGTATGTGCGCCGCCTGATTCCAGACGGACATTTTTGGGCCATACTAGGAGTGCCTGGTGCTGGTCAAGTCAGATATGGCAACCGCAAGCCGGTCAGGCGCTTTAGTACCTTTCTGATCCTCTTCGGAATATTCATTCTTGGGCAAACGTACAGCACCAAACTAACTTCATCTCTGACCGTGACTCTGATCCGAAGACCAGACAACAGCTTGGAGGAGCTATTCCTGCTGCCGTATCGCATTCTAGTGCTGCCCACGGATGTGTACGCCATCGTTGATTCCCTGGGTCATGCCGAGCAGTTTAGCACAAAGTTTAGCTGCACGGATGCCGAGAACTTCAGCCAGAAGAGAATCTCCATGCATCCGGAGTATATTTACCCCATCAGTACAATTCGTTGGCGTTTCTTCGATATGCAGCAGCGCTTTCTGAGAAAGAAACGCTTCTATTTCTCCAAGATTTGCCACGGCTCCTTTCCCTATCAGTACCAGCTCAGGGTAGACTCACATCTCAAGGATGCCCTCCATCGATTCCTGCTGCATGTGCAGCAAGCCGGGCTGCATGATCTTTGGCTGGATACGTGCTATCGCAAGGCCCATCGCATGGGCTATCTCAAGGATTTCTCCACACTGGCGGAGCTGGAGGAGAAACTGAGGCTCCGCCCACTGGCGCTCAATCTGCTGGTGCCCGCGTTCAGTCTGTTTCTGTGCGGAATGTTGGGCAGCGGAATCGCCTTCCTGGTGGAGATCCGTCACAGCTTCGGGTGCAGACAAAAGCCACCGTCCATTAACCGCAACCCCGGGGATTAA
- the CG12091 gene encoding uncharacterized protein, isoform A: MHSSLSWTSRAISRALRSSFSTLLETATGGGSGAAAKGATKSGATPGSSGAPRPRFVSVVCGFAKDNLRHKYKPGKYGEDSWFKASTASADVMGVADGVGGWRSYGIDPGEFSSFLMRTCERLVQCSHFNPQRPVNLLAYSYCELMEQKKPILGSSTACVLILNRETSTVHTANIGDSGFVVVREGQVVHKSEEQQHYFNTPFQLSLPPPGHGPNVLSDSPESADTMSFPVRDGDVILIATDGVFDNVPEDLMLQVLSEVEGERDPVKLQMTANSLALMARTLSLNSEFLSPFALSARRNNIQARGGKPDDITVVLATVAM, from the coding sequence ATGCACTCGTCACTCAGCTGGACCTCGCGTGCGATCTCTCGCGCCCTGCGCAGCAGCTTCTCCACGCTCCTGGAAACGGCCACGGGTGGCGGAAGTGGGGCAGCAGCCAAGGGGGCCACCAAGTCGGGAGCGACACCAGGATCCTCGGGCGCCCCACGACCCCGTTTCGTGTCGGTGGTGTGCGGCTTCGCCAAGGACAACCTGCGACACAAGTACAAGCCGGGAAAGTACGGCGAGGACTCATGGTTCAAGGCCTCCACCGCCAGTGCCGATGTCATGGGCGTGGCCGACGGCGTGGGCGGCTGGCGAAGCTATGGCATCGATCCCGGAGAGTTTTCATCGTTCCTGATGCGCACCTGTGAGCGGTTGGTGCAGTGCAGCCACTTTAATCCCCAACGACCAGTCAACCTGCTGGCCTACAGCTACTGCGAGCTGATGGAGCAGAAGAAGCCCATACTGGGCAGCAGCACCGCCTGCGTCCTGATCCTCAACCGTGAGACGAGCACCGTGCACACGGCCAACATCGGCGACAGCGGCTTCGTTGTGGTGCGCGAAGGCCAGGTGGTTCACAAGtccgaggagcagcagcactaTTTTAACACACCCTTCCAACTGTCATTGCCGCCGCCGGGACATGGGCCCAATGTCCTCAGCGACAGCCCTGAGTCGGCGGACACGATGAGCTTTCCGGTGCGGGATGGCGACGTGATTCTCATTGCAACCGACGGAGTGTTCGACAACGTGCCCGAGGATCTAATGCTGCAGGTGCTTAGCGAGGTGGAGGGCGAACGCGATCCCGTCAAGCTCCAGATGACGGCCAACAGCCTGGCGCTGATGGCGCGCACCCTGTCCCTCAACAGCGAGTTCCTCTCGCCCTTCGCCCTCAGCGCCAGGAGGAATAACATTCAGGCGCGTGGCGGCAAGCCGGACGACATCACCGTTGTCCTGGCCACCGTGGCGATGTGA
- the pns gene encoding pinstripe, isoform A, which translates to MTTRENVVSSRLSKLMLSSGSGNGSGNGSGPNIQVAPSSTLVQSPTSPGEQSQSQSELNQLKRDADPQFSRFADYFVICGLDLDTGLEPDRFAGDNLHCSPLDRAYKSKPLAHYPENVPWNPFDAHGICMLSLPQGLRFRTQKHCIEPRFHSFATTREDGKRCYGFSLVFYEEIRNRNICGAIHTLQSMFITELSNGQQTHSLSRVKQDGPVSRSLPRHFKVAGQAPQSAQSYYDINKDKLYVAKSITLICQAPYAFAAQMFLKNLYRCLPRQPGAGISLESYVYNILYEVMLPQPGKSIRVYLPPTEPHLPPIALILQRPLLATELPLLDFPLRLLFKYLGVECVIQLLTCVLLENQVLLRSTDYQRLMIVGECITSLLFPFVWPHVYAPILPAALHHFLDAPVPFVMGLHAECEAAHKIGSEATLCFVDIDKKHIQLPEELPVFPHKVDFMAEIGSVLDKFEIERDRDQEPSFRNGYVGRGAGGGVSGSGSSGSGGVDAMISSCTLPTGLQAARRSKERFQQMQETVYTLSGSPGGGVVDYQPLIAHPSRIDHVPRIADFLRRKGGIRGAGSPVGSPTVSLSSSPVGIYHDVDAVDATMPVSTRRAEKQKLSPVDQYYQDLRINNSVREIFLNRFVHMFHAYEYFVIYPNQARDEWISNRETLQNFDKSSFLSDQPEHHRAFLSRFLESQMFATLIDNKILAMWESQPDEQLQLFDQRVKLLRRRHGENMIAATSYEPCVLSQDSQQGFEKRLNCIDIEVTPPSEILANRAAYFRSFPLLEKGVLNQECASRGNSLRRVKNGNKWRAREISLDQKPGSNAINRLSANLTTADVSPALIAQANWTFVERLLKDIKSKTKRMLLEKMGNEAVALGLKGDGIEENTLIASMCDLLEKIWSHGLQNKQGKSALWAHLQAYLEMQEARGAGDSSGTEQTPPVSSSPGGKMTIATASPALAWNAMRKRMDYLSTFQTDFDSPPSPNRSRSRDRNKFVGLEQLCPLPESLEFDVKNVLAMADIKTHIGYTRAWVRLSLEKKLLSRHFRTLLSDEALLRSLYKRSAFLRCEEEKEQFLYHLLTLNTVDYFSFTNIYPTTKLPYRVVIFPSRKYGSYHTSSNVWIMVSGTMNETQRVPVPKGSLEFIFHYKNLGLLTTMRIGHDNSGPSHKWLVEQVVMRNEVTGHTYKFPCGRWLGRGVDDDSTERLLVGQRVLTNAKNAELVPGSDTRTPPRTRSPSVQRQETLAPSEIQHQLGNCVNVLVKWHYKPSRDRDVGTLTNLLCGDDGLVKCLEQVFLCGFRSARFFGRNLYIWDYFTKIKELFEHNLQMELEDSSSSLDSSFSNGSGSGGNSLQRREISSIWRLYVQLMDEINGTALGKDGKFQLLICLSLREHLLTRLIKPMALTKVTHEMYEEESFLRRRNLLTFLIQILEPLDDCHIVLENSITQGIRIASQC; encoded by the exons ATGACCACAAGGGAGAATGTGGTTTCTAGTCGCCTGTCCAAGCTGATGCTCAGCAGCGGGAGTGGAAATGGCAGTGGCAATGGAAGTGGTCCCAACATCCAGGTGGCTCCATCCTCCACCCTGGTGCAATCTCCCACCTCGCCCGGGGAGCAGTCCCAATCTCAGTCCGAGCTGAACCAACTGAAGCGGGATGCGGATCCGCAGTTCTCGCGCTTCGCCGACTACTTTGTGATATGTGGACTGGATCTGGACACGGGTCTCGAACCGGATCGCTTTGCGG GGGACAACCTACATTGCTCGCCGCTGGATCGCGCCTACAAGAGCAAGCCTTTGGCCCATTATCCCGAGAACGTGCCCTGGAATCCCTTCGATGCCCACGGCATATGCATG CTCTCACTACCGCAGGGCCTGCGCTTCCGCACCCAGAAACATTGCATCGAACCCCGTTTCCACTCGTTTGCCACGACACGAGAAGATGGAAAGCGGTGCTATGGGTTCAGTCTGGTGTTCTACGAGGAAATTCGGAATCGAAACATTTGCGGGGCCATTCACACGCTACAGAGCATGTTCATCACAGAGCTCTCGAATGGCCAGCAGACGCATTCCCTCAGTCGGGTGAAACAGGATGGTCCGGTCAGCCGGTCACTGCCAAGGCACTTTAAGGTGGCCGGACAGGCGCCGCAGTCTGCACAAAGTTACTACGACATCAACAAGGACAAGTTGTACGTGGCAAAGAGCATCACGCTGATATGTCAGGCTCCGTACGCCTTTGCCGCTCAGATGTTTCTTAAGAATCTGTATAG ATGTCTTCCTCGACAGCCTGGTGCTGGTATCAGCTTGGAGTCCTACGTATACAACATACTCTACGAGGTTATGCTACCGCAACCGGGCAAGTCCATTCGGGTTTACCTGCCTCCCACAGAGCCACATCTGCCACCCATTGCTTTGATTCTTCAGCGTCCGCTTCTTGCTACCGAGTTGCCTCTGCTCGACTTTCCGCTCAGGCTGCTTTTCAAGTACCTGGGTGTGGAGTGTGTCATACAGCTGCTGACGTGCGTGCTCTTAGAGAATCAGGTCCTGCTCCGGTCCACAG ACTATCAAAGACTTATGATCGTTGGTGAGTGCATTACCTCGCTGCTGTTTCCGTTCGTATGGCCGCACGTGTACGCTCCCATTTTGCCGGCCGCCCTGCACCACTTTCTGGACGCACCAGTGCCCTTTGTGATGGGATTACATGCTGAGTGCGAAGCGGCTCACAAGATCGGCAGCGAAGCAACCCTTTGCTTCGTGGACATTGACAAGAAGCACATCCAGCTGCCCGAGGAGCTTCCAGTCTTTCCTCACAAGGTGGATTTTATGGCCGAGATTGGTTCGGTGCTGGACAAGTTTGAGATCGAGCGAGACCGCGACCAGGAGCCTAGTTTCCGAAACGGCTATGTGGGCAGAGGAGCCGGAGGAGGAGTTTCTGGATCTGGAAGTAGCGGGTCAGGTGGCGTCGATGCCATGATCTCCAGCTGCACCCTGCCCACCGGGTTACAGGCAGCACGGCGAAGCAAGGAGCGCTTTCAGCAGATGCAGGAGACCGTCTATACTCTGTCGGGATCGCCGGGTGGTGGCGTCGTGGATTACCAACCGCTCATAGCGCATCCATCGCGAATCGATCATGTGCCACGGATCGCGGACTTTCTGCGTAGGAAGGGAGGTATCAGGGGAGCTGGCTCTCCGGTGGGAAGTCCCACCGTTTCGCTCTCTTCCTCGCCGGTTGGCATCTACCACGACGTAGACGCAGTGGACGCCACCATGCCAGTCAGCACTCGTCGCGCagagaaacaaaaactgaGCCCTGTGGATCAGTACTACCAGGATCTGCGCATCAACAACTCGGTGCGGGAGATCTTTCTCAACCGATTCGTGCACATGTTCCATGCCTACGAGTACTTTGTGATCTACCCAAATCAGGCTCGGGACGAATGGATCTCAAACCGTGAGACTCTGCAGAACTTCGACAAATCCTCGTTTCTGTCCGACCAGCCGGAGCACCATCGCGCGTTTCTTTCGCGCTTCCTTGAATCTCAGATGTTTGCCACCCTAATCGACAACAAGATCCTGGCTATGTGGGAGTCGCAGCCCGATGAACAGCTCCAGCTGTTTGATCAGCGCGTGAAATTGCTGAG GCGACGACACGGGGAAAACATGATTGCCGCCACCAGCTACGAGCCGTGCGTGCTCAGCCAGGACTCGCAGCAGGGCTTCGAGAAGCGGCTCAACTGCATCGACATCGAGGTGACGCCTCCCAGCGAAATTCTGGCCAACCGAGCGGCCTACTTCCGCAGCTTTCCGCTGCTCGAGAAGGGCGTGCTCAACCAGGAGTGCGCCTCGAG AGGCAACAGCCTGCGACGGGTGAAGAACGGCAACAAGTGGCGGGCCCGGGAGATCTCGCTGGACCAGAAGCCTGGCTCGAATGCCATCAACCGACTGTCGGCGAATCTGACCACGGCGGACGTGAGTCCGGCTCTAATCGCCCAGGCCAACTGGACGTTTGTGGAGCGACTGCTGAAG GATATAAAATCGAAGACCAAGCGGATGCTGCTGGAAAAAATGGGTAACGAGGCGGTGGCGTTGGGCCTCAAAGGCGACGGCATTGAGGAGAACACCTTGATAGCCAGCATGTGCGATTTGCTGGAGAAGATCTGGTCGCACGGCCTGCAGAACAAGCAGGGAAAATCCGCTCTGTGGGCCCATTTGCAGGCCTATCTCGAGATGCAGGAGGCCCGAGGTGCTGGCGACAGCTCAGGAACAGAGCAGACGCCGCCGGTGTCCAGCAGTCCGGGCGGCAAGATGACCATAGCCACAGCATCGCCCGCTCTGGCCTGGAACGCAATGCGCAAGCGCATGGACT ATCTCTCCACATTCCAAACGGACTTCGACAGCCCGCCCAGTCCGAATCGCAGTCGCTCGCGAGATCGAAACAAATTCGTGGGCCTGGAGCAGCTGTGCCCACTTCCCGAGTCGCTGGAGTTCGATGTGAA AAATGTGCTGGCCATGGCGGATATCAAGACGCATATTGGCTATACCCGCGCCTGGGTTCGCCTGTCGCTGGAGAAGAAGCTGCTGTCCAGGCACTTTCGTACCCTGCTCTCCGATGAGGCTCTGCTGCGATCTCTGTACAAGCGATCGGCCTTCTTGCGCTgcgaggaggagaaggaaCAGTTTCTCTACCATCTGCTCACTTTGAACACGGTGGACTACTTCAGCTTTACCAACATATACCCCACGACGA AGCTGCCCTACCGCGTCGTGATCTTCCCCTCCCGCAAGTACGGCTCCTACCACACCTCCAGCAATGTCTGGATCATGGTCTCGGGCACCATGAACGAAACGCAACGGGTGCCCGTGCCGAAGGGATCCTTGGAGTTCATATTCCAT TACAAGAACCTTGGCCTACTGACAACCATGCGCATTGGACACGACAACTCGGGACCCAGCCACAAGTGGCTGGTTGAGCAGGTGGTGATGCGCAATGAGGTCACCGGCCACACCTACAA ATTCCCTTGTGGGCGCTGGCTGGGCCGTGGCGTGGATGACGATTCCACGGAGCGACTGCTGGTGGGCCAACGTGTTTTGACGAACGCGAAGAATGCAGAGTTAGTTCCTGGATCTGATACGCGCACCCCTCCACGGACGCGGAGCCCCAGTGTGCAGCGCCAGGAGACACTGGCACCATCAGAGATTCAACACCAGCTGGGCAACTGCGTCAACGTGCTGGTCAAATGGCATTATAAGCCCAGCCGGGATCGGGATGTGGGCACCCTGACCAACCTGCTGTGCGGGGACGATGGTTTGGTCAAGTGTCTGGAGCAGGTCTTCCTCTGCGGCTTCCGGTCGGCGCGATTCTTTGGACGAAATCTGTACATCTGGGACTATTTCA CCAAAATCAAGGAGCTGTTTGAACACAATCTGCAGATGGAGCTGGAGGACTCATCCTCAAGCCTAGACTCCTCGTTTAGCAATGGAAGCGGCAGCGGAGGAAACAGCCTGCAACGTCGGGAAATCTCCAGCATTTGGCGTCTGTACGTACAGCTTATGGACGAGATCAACGGCACGGCACTCGGCAAGGACGGCAAGTTCCAGCTGCTTATCTGCTTGAGCTTGCGGGAGCACCTGCTGACGCGTCTGATAAAGCCAATGGCCTTGACCAAGGTGACGCACGAGATGTACGAGGAGGAGAGCTTCCTTAGGCGTCGCAACCTCCTCACCTTTCTCATCCAAATCCTGGAGCCGCTGGACGACTGCCACATCGTGCTGGAAAACTCAATCACACAGGGCATTCGCATCGCGTCCCAATGCTGA
- the pns gene encoding pinstripe, isoform C — translation MTTRENVVSSRLSKLMLSSGSGNGSGNGSGPNIQVAPSSTLVQSPTSPGEQSQSQSELNQLKRDADPQFSRFADYFVICGLDLDTGLEPDRFAGDNLHCSPLDRAYKSKPLAHYPENVPWNPFDAHGICMLSLPQGLRFRTQKHCIEPRFHSFATTREDGKRCYGFSLVFYEEIRNRNICGAIHTLQSMFITELSNGQQTHSLSRVKQDGPVSRSLPRHFKVAGQAPQSAQSYYDINKDKLYVAKSITLICQAPYAFAAQMFLKNLYRCLPRQPGAGISLESYVYNILYEVMLPQPGKSIRVYLPPTEPHLPPIALILQRPLLATELPLLDFPLRLLFKYLGVECVIQLLTCVLLENQVLLRSTDYQRLMIVGECITSLLFPFVWPHVYAPILPAALHHFLDAPVPFVMGLHAECEAAHKIGSEATLCFVDIDKKHIQLPEELPVFPHKVDFMAEIGSVLDKFEIERDRDQEPSFRNGYVGRGAGGGVSGSGSSGSGGVDAMISSCTLPTGLQAARRSKERFQQMQETVYTLSGSPGGGVVDYQPLIAHPSRIDHVPRIADFLRRKGGIRGAGSPVGSPTVSLSSSPVGIYHDVDAVDATMPVSTRRAEKQKLSPVDQYYQDLRINNSVREIFLNRFVHMFHAYEYFVIYPNQARDEWISNRETLQNFDKSSFLSDQPEHHRAFLSRFLESQMFATLIDNKILAMWESQPDEQLQLFDQRVKLLRRRHGENMIAATSYEPCVLSQDSQQGFEKRLNCIDIEVTPPSEILANRAAYFRSFPLLEKGVLNQECASSSPPAPPPPGHPSTPSSNPLRSSH, via the exons ATGACCACAAGGGAGAATGTGGTTTCTAGTCGCCTGTCCAAGCTGATGCTCAGCAGCGGGAGTGGAAATGGCAGTGGCAATGGAAGTGGTCCCAACATCCAGGTGGCTCCATCCTCCACCCTGGTGCAATCTCCCACCTCGCCCGGGGAGCAGTCCCAATCTCAGTCCGAGCTGAACCAACTGAAGCGGGATGCGGATCCGCAGTTCTCGCGCTTCGCCGACTACTTTGTGATATGTGGACTGGATCTGGACACGGGTCTCGAACCGGATCGCTTTGCGG GGGACAACCTACATTGCTCGCCGCTGGATCGCGCCTACAAGAGCAAGCCTTTGGCCCATTATCCCGAGAACGTGCCCTGGAATCCCTTCGATGCCCACGGCATATGCATG CTCTCACTACCGCAGGGCCTGCGCTTCCGCACCCAGAAACATTGCATCGAACCCCGTTTCCACTCGTTTGCCACGACACGAGAAGATGGAAAGCGGTGCTATGGGTTCAGTCTGGTGTTCTACGAGGAAATTCGGAATCGAAACATTTGCGGGGCCATTCACACGCTACAGAGCATGTTCATCACAGAGCTCTCGAATGGCCAGCAGACGCATTCCCTCAGTCGGGTGAAACAGGATGGTCCGGTCAGCCGGTCACTGCCAAGGCACTTTAAGGTGGCCGGACAGGCGCCGCAGTCTGCACAAAGTTACTACGACATCAACAAGGACAAGTTGTACGTGGCAAAGAGCATCACGCTGATATGTCAGGCTCCGTACGCCTTTGCCGCTCAGATGTTTCTTAAGAATCTGTATAG ATGTCTTCCTCGACAGCCTGGTGCTGGTATCAGCTTGGAGTCCTACGTATACAACATACTCTACGAGGTTATGCTACCGCAACCGGGCAAGTCCATTCGGGTTTACCTGCCTCCCACAGAGCCACATCTGCCACCCATTGCTTTGATTCTTCAGCGTCCGCTTCTTGCTACCGAGTTGCCTCTGCTCGACTTTCCGCTCAGGCTGCTTTTCAAGTACCTGGGTGTGGAGTGTGTCATACAGCTGCTGACGTGCGTGCTCTTAGAGAATCAGGTCCTGCTCCGGTCCACAG ACTATCAAAGACTTATGATCGTTGGTGAGTGCATTACCTCGCTGCTGTTTCCGTTCGTATGGCCGCACGTGTACGCTCCCATTTTGCCGGCCGCCCTGCACCACTTTCTGGACGCACCAGTGCCCTTTGTGATGGGATTACATGCTGAGTGCGAAGCGGCTCACAAGATCGGCAGCGAAGCAACCCTTTGCTTCGTGGACATTGACAAGAAGCACATCCAGCTGCCCGAGGAGCTTCCAGTCTTTCCTCACAAGGTGGATTTTATGGCCGAGATTGGTTCGGTGCTGGACAAGTTTGAGATCGAGCGAGACCGCGACCAGGAGCCTAGTTTCCGAAACGGCTATGTGGGCAGAGGAGCCGGAGGAGGAGTTTCTGGATCTGGAAGTAGCGGGTCAGGTGGCGTCGATGCCATGATCTCCAGCTGCACCCTGCCCACCGGGTTACAGGCAGCACGGCGAAGCAAGGAGCGCTTTCAGCAGATGCAGGAGACCGTCTATACTCTGTCGGGATCGCCGGGTGGTGGCGTCGTGGATTACCAACCGCTCATAGCGCATCCATCGCGAATCGATCATGTGCCACGGATCGCGGACTTTCTGCGTAGGAAGGGAGGTATCAGGGGAGCTGGCTCTCCGGTGGGAAGTCCCACCGTTTCGCTCTCTTCCTCGCCGGTTGGCATCTACCACGACGTAGACGCAGTGGACGCCACCATGCCAGTCAGCACTCGTCGCGCagagaaacaaaaactgaGCCCTGTGGATCAGTACTACCAGGATCTGCGCATCAACAACTCGGTGCGGGAGATCTTTCTCAACCGATTCGTGCACATGTTCCATGCCTACGAGTACTTTGTGATCTACCCAAATCAGGCTCGGGACGAATGGATCTCAAACCGTGAGACTCTGCAGAACTTCGACAAATCCTCGTTTCTGTCCGACCAGCCGGAGCACCATCGCGCGTTTCTTTCGCGCTTCCTTGAATCTCAGATGTTTGCCACCCTAATCGACAACAAGATCCTGGCTATGTGGGAGTCGCAGCCCGATGAACAGCTCCAGCTGTTTGATCAGCGCGTGAAATTGCTGAG GCGACGACACGGGGAAAACATGATTGCCGCCACCAGCTACGAGCCGTGCGTGCTCAGCCAGGACTCGCAGCAGGGCTTCGAGAAGCGGCTCAACTGCATCGACATCGAGGTGACGCCTCCCAGCGAAATTCTGGCCAACCGAGCGGCCTACTTCCGCAGCTTTCCGCTGCTCGAGAAGGGCGTGCTCAACCAGGAGTGCGCCTCGAG CTCACCGCCTGCTCCACCTCCACCCGGTCACCCATCCACCCCATCCTCCAACCCCCTTCGGAGTTCCCACTAA
- the CG32313 gene encoding uncharacterized protein, isoform A — MSIKIILFLIAIECNQTIGIGLRSLILEAHNRRRAKYGNQPMVLDEELCTECSEYADEIVRNEGVYTENYLEYLYATDPISAKHLQVVCVFREALPRECVRIWFHYRGFAENTKYYRFTAMIWNASTRLGVGLGRIQETRYLVVRYAPPGNILREMASNVPKRPTTFWDAEHIVDHGFEFA, encoded by the exons ATGAgcataaaaattattttgtttttaatcgCCATCGAG TGCAACCAGACAATCGGCATAGGTCTTCGCTCCTTAATCCTGGAGGCTCACAATCGAAGGAGGGCCAAGTACGGTAATCAGCCCATGGTTCTGGACGAAGAACTCTGTACAGAGTGCTCAGAATACGCAGAT GAAATAGTCAGGAATGAAGGTGTATATACAGAGAACTACTTGGAATACCTGTATGCAACGGACCCAATATCAGCAAAGCACCTTCAAGTCGTCTGCGTTTTCCGGGAGGCCTTGCCTAGGGAATGTGTTCGAATTTGGTTTCATTACCGAGGCTTCGCCGAGAACACAAAGTATTACAGGTTTACGGCCATGATATGGAACGCCTCCACCAGACTTGGCGTTGGACTaggcagaat ACAGGAAACGCGATACCTAGTGGTGAGATATGCTCCTCCTGGAAACATTTTGCGAGAGATGGCGTCCAATGTTCCCAAGCGACCGACAACGTTTTGGGATGCAGAACACATTGTTGACCATGGGTTTGAGTTCGCATAA
- the CG32313 gene encoding uncharacterized protein, isoform B has product MSIKIILFLIAIEVCNQTIGIGLRSLILEAHNRRRAKYGNQPMVLDEELCTECSEYADEIVRNEGVYTENYLEYLYATDPISAKHLQVVCVFREALPRECVRIWFHYRGFAENTKYYRFTAMIWNASTRLGVGLGRIQETRYLVVRYAPPGNILREMASNVPKRPTTFWDAEHIVDHGFEFA; this is encoded by the exons ATGAgcataaaaattattttgtttttaatcgCCATCGAGGTA TGCAACCAGACAATCGGCATAGGTCTTCGCTCCTTAATCCTGGAGGCTCACAATCGAAGGAGGGCCAAGTACGGTAATCAGCCCATGGTTCTGGACGAAGAACTCTGTACAGAGTGCTCAGAATACGCAGAT GAAATAGTCAGGAATGAAGGTGTATATACAGAGAACTACTTGGAATACCTGTATGCAACGGACCCAATATCAGCAAAGCACCTTCAAGTCGTCTGCGTTTTCCGGGAGGCCTTGCCTAGGGAATGTGTTCGAATTTGGTTTCATTACCGAGGCTTCGCCGAGAACACAAAGTATTACAGGTTTACGGCCATGATATGGAACGCCTCCACCAGACTTGGCGTTGGACTaggcagaat ACAGGAAACGCGATACCTAGTGGTGAGATATGCTCCTCCTGGAAACATTTTGCGAGAGATGGCGTCCAATGTTCCCAAGCGACCGACAACGTTTTGGGATGCAGAACACATTGTTGACCATGGGTTTGAGTTCGCATAA
- the CG32313 gene encoding uncharacterized protein, isoform C yields MSIKIILFLIAIEVCNQTIGIGLRSLILEAHNRRRAKYGNQPMVLDEELCTECSEYADSSSSSRK; encoded by the exons ATGAgcataaaaattattttgtttttaatcgCCATCGAGGTA TGCAACCAGACAATCGGCATAGGTCTTCGCTCCTTAATCCTGGAGGCTCACAATCGAAGGAGGGCCAAGTACGGTAATCAGCCCATGGTTCTGGACGAAGAACTCTGTACAGAGTGCTCAGAATACGCAGAT TCTTCATCGTCCTCTAGGAAATAG